CGACACTGACGCCGGAACAGTCCTCCGTGTCTGGCACGGGAAAGGCGACAAGTTCCGCGAAACGCCCGTTCCCCGCGACCTGGCGACGACTATTCGAACCGTGGCCGACGTTCGCGACGCCTCGAGCGACAAACCGTTGCTCGAGATTTCGACGACACGCTCGCTTCGGCGCTGGCTCAGTGGTACCGCTCGCGAGCTCCACCAGGTGACCGGCGACGACGGCTGGTTATATCTCGGGATGCACGACCTCCGACGGACGTGGGCGACCGCGCTCGCGGCTGCCGACGTCGATCCGCTCCTTGTGATCGACTGGGGTGGATGGAACGACCTCGAGACGTTCCTCGAGCACTATCGCGGGACGTACTCACCGGAAGCGCAACAGCGAGAACGCGGGAAAGTGAAATGGCTGTAGTTCGGAATTTCGGCTCTGTTGAAACCCTTAATTGATGATACGTTCCGAGAGTTGTGCTGAATACAGAGGATGGGTACAGCACGATGCCGCTATTTATTTCGGGCGTTCAGGTCGAAACCAACCGCTACATACGGCTGCGGACATAGCACCAATCCCATGGATAAATCAATTAATTTAAATTAGATGGCCGTCACCTCAAAATATGGTTTCCCAGATTGACTCATCAGGAACGGACCTCCACTCTCTCGAGACCTTTGCTGCTAAGACTGACAAGTGGTGGTATCTACCGGCACTATCTGGTGGCAGTGCTGCTTTGATCACGTTTCTGGCTTATTTCACAGCTACTCCAGTATGGGCGCTAGAAACGTTCAGTGTACTGTTTTTATTTCCGGCAACAATTTTCGCTATCCCAGCCATCGCCTTCGATATACTCAATAAATATGATGATGGTCTACCACCCGGGTTATTCTTCTACCCGCCTTTGCTATTAATAGCAATGATAATCGGAACTTTTCCACATATTTCGGTCGTTTCCGTTTACTTTGTGAGGTGGGTGTGGTTCGAAAGTGATAGTGATGCATAAACCATCTGTATTGAGCGT
This region of Natronosalvus halobius genomic DNA includes:
- a CDS encoding tyrosine-type recombinase/integrase → MNLQQHRNRDDMKVWLSQAEVAQLLEAAINTQQRLAYSLGARCGLRSHEILDVSPEDVVDTDAGTVLRVWHGKGDKFRETPVPRDLATTIRTVADVRDASSDKPLLEISTTRSLRRWLSGTARELHQVTGDDGWLYLGMHDLRRTWATALAAADVDPLLVIDWGGWNDLETFLEHYRGTYSPEAQQRERGKVKWL